The DNA region TTCCTAAGAATGTTGGGTCAATGAGGTACTGTTCTGTTTTAGGATCGATGGCAATATGCCAGTTGTAATGCGTTTCAATCAGAGTTGGACGTAAGCGCTCAAAAACAGCACGACACTTTATAGCAAAAGCATCACGTTCTTCCTGATAGTGGGGTACTTCTTCAGATGCTAAGGTTGATGCTTGTATAATGCGGGTGCGTCGTGGGTGCGATACCTGTGTCATATCAAGAAAATTTACGCGCTTGTGTGATTTTATTATGGCGTGATTTCGATTACTTCCCACAAACTATCTAGATTTAGGTTTTCTTCCTGCGCGTAGCTTGGCACTATCCACCAAAGATTGCATTTTCTCTAATCATATTTCATCACCTGTTTTTGACGAAGGGAACTAATTGCTAAGACTAAAATACTCAAAGTGATTCCTAAAACTGCATAACTCGGTAGAGCGAAGATAGTTATTTTCATAATGTATGGCAATTCCCCTGCTTTCACGTTCCATCGGTTTGCTAGAGAGTGGATGAGCCAGCCATGAATAACTGCTGTTTGCACTGCAAGACAGCAAACCCCTGCTAACCAAACAGACATTCTTCTCCTAGAAAATTTACAACTCCTGATTTGATACAGCAAATCATTTAGTAAAAAAACAACAGCAGGTATTAACATTACAGAACTAGTTTCTTGCGAATAGGTGATGCCAATACTCAAGCAAGAAACTATTGCCATTTCTGCTAAATATATTTTTTTTGACCATTCGGTGAAAGATTGCTGTAGATACCAATACCAACCCGCCAAACCCAGAAGTATCAAAACAATTAAGTTTGACAAAAGCTTGGCAAAAAATGGGTTATTGGGAAGTAATCTCGGCCCCACAACCATCAAATCTAGACGACTAATCGATATATAAGGGCTAACTGCGGGATCGGTTTGCCAGAGGGAAAATCCACGAAATGCATCCGAGACAAATTGTGTTAAAGAATTATCTGTCAAGGCTAGACCTAAAAATGCTAGACAAGTTACTGTGATCACAGCTACAAAAACTAGAGAGAATCGTCTCTTAAGTAGAAAATACAGAATGAATAATGCAGCTAATGTGGGTTTAAAAAGGGCAATTCCTAAGCAAATTCCTGCTAGAATATCCTGATTTTTTCTAGCGAATATAAACATCCATAAAATAAGAACTGCAATAAAAATTGCAACATTACCAACTTGAAGATCCCGAACTACGCCATAAATCAAGGCAACCGAAATTGTGCAAATAGTTCTGAAACTTCGTGACTTAGACTCTAGTAAAATATTCGCTCCCCACAAGGCTAAAGCAATTGCTAATATATGCATTAAAATCGATATTTTAAATGCAGTATTCATCGAAAAATAACCGAGAAACCAGATGAGAGGAATAATATTAGGTGGATAGACAAACGGTGGAAGAGAGCCACACACCGTAGTTATGCTACAGAAAGTCTGATTAAAAATCTCGACATTAAAAGGACTCAGATGCTGATGAGCCAATTTACTCGCCACATAATACCACTGAAAATCCCATAAAGGTGGATTTGGCTGATTTAGGAAATAAAGTAGCCAACCTGTATAACAGAGGAATCTTGTAACGACTAATACAACACCTGCTTGGATGAGGAAGTTAACAATTGGTTGACGAAAAAATTGTATCAACCGTTGCATTACTGAAGATTTTAAGAATAAAGAATTTTTCCAGGCTGCCTTTTCTCCATCTAATCGCCAATTATTTCTGAGAATTATAGCAACTAAAATTACTATAATTAGGTTCCAAAAACCAAAACTTATCATTATAATTATTTTTGCATTTAGTAAATAATATCGCTAAAGTGAATCTAGATAATAAATACTAAGGTATCTTTATAACTACTTCATATAATTTTGACAATGACTCTCTTTTCCCCAAAAGAATGATTAATAAAAGCCGGGAAAGACGTATTTACGTATATACATAACCTGATTATTTTGTACAGCTTGTAAGTTCTCTACCATTGTTTAATCTTACTTATTACATAAAGCGTCGCTCAACAACTCGCGGTGCATTAATGCTCTATCTACTAAAGATTGTATTTGGTCTGGTGATAACGGATCGCCATTAGCGTAATGCTCCATCCAAGTCAGACTAATCAAATTAGGGTCATCTGGTAAACTAGCTAAATCCCATCCAGGCATTTGCAAGTCTTCCATGAGACGATTTACTTTAGGATCATAACTGAGAGCAAAGCAGCGACAACCAACAGATGCAGCCATAATCAAGCTGTGTAGGCGCATCCCAATTGCCATTTCCACGCCGCGAAACACACCTTTCAAAAGTTGCGGATCTTCCAGACATAAAATCTTGCTAACATCTTTAAGGTGTGGTTGAATGGCTTCGGCAATACTTAAATCTTCACTTTTTTGAAATGGCAGTAGTAAAATAAAAGTTTGTGTAGCTTTTTGAAAGTCAACCAAAGCACGAGTTAAGTTTGCTAAACGTGTTTCTGTAAGCTGAGGATGCGATCGCAACGTTAGTGCAACTCTCGGCGCAGGTAAATCCCAAAGTCCGGGAACTGGTTTTGATTCCAACGCCCAAACCGGGTCAGGAGCTATAATACAAGGAATTTGCCAATCAGATAATAAAGCAGCACTGGCGCGATCGCGGACACTAATTTTGGTACAATTACCAAAGGTTTGCCATGCCAACCAACGAGTTTGCGGACGCACTAATGGGCCAATACCCTGTGCCCAAGCAACAGTTTTCAAACCCATTTTTTGCGCCAATGCCATCAGTCCGCCATAATAAAATGGGCTAATAGTACTGGTAACATCTTGGATGAGACTCCCGCCGCCCCAAATCAAGGCATCACTTGAGCGTAAAGCTTGCAGTACAGCTAAAGGAGCCATGCGATCGCAGGTTTCTACATTGTAGCGATCGCGCGTTTCCTTTGGATTACCCGAAAGTACCACAGGCGTCACATGAGATGGTAACATTTGCAAAAGCGTTGCCAACAAAGCTTCGTCACCACCATTACCTTTACCGTAATATCCAGATAATAACGCCCGTATCTTGACCATTTTGGATTTTAGATTTTGGATTTTGGATTAATAGTTATTGTTAAATGAATCTCTGTCCACGATACAAATGATAAACTCAATCCTAAGTTCTACTTTGAATAGTGCAGAAGATAGTTAGAACCCCCTCTGAACTCGGAAGTTGAACCTCTGAACTCGGAAGTTGAACCTCTGAACTCGGACGTTGAGCCTCTGAACTCGGACGTTGAGCCTCTGAACTCGGAAGTTGAGCCTCTGAACTCGGACGTTGAGCCTCTGAACTCGGAAGTTGAGCCTCTGAACTCGGAAGTTGAGCCTTTGAACTCGGACGTTGAGCCTTTGAACTCGGAAGTTGAGCCTCTGAACTCGGACGTTGAGCCTTTGAACTCGAAATCTTTAAAATTCTAAAAGAACAAGCAAAGATTTTGTTTAAACAAATATAAAATTCAAGCTACATATCACCTTGACACCACTACTCCTAACTCTTGTACAAACATGATTAATCGCGTCTCTCTTGTACAGACGCGATTAATCGCGTCTCTCTTGTACAAACATGATTAATCGCGTCTCTCCTAACTCCTAACTCCTAACTTTCTTATGCACGCCCTATCGATTCCCACCTGGATTATTCATATTTCTAGCGTTATTGAGTGGATTGTCGCCATTTGGTTAATTTGGACTTACGGCGAACTCACTGGTAATCGCAATTGGTGGGGATTATCCCTTGCCATGTTACCAGCTTTAGTCAGCGCCATGTGTGCCTGTACCTGGCATTATTTCGACAACGCCGAATCTCTAGAATGGTTGGTAACACTTCAAGCTACCATGACCTTAGTTGGTAATTTTACGCTTTGGGCAGCAGCGTATTTGATTTGGCGTTCTACCAAGTCTCCTAACACTGTCGAACTAAAACCTATTAAATCAGAGCAATGATTTCTAAAGAAACCCTGTTTGCACTTTCACTGTTTCCCTATTTGGGTTTCTTGTGGTTTATCAGCCGCAGTCCGCAAATGCCGCGTTTAGCGCTGTATGGATTTTACGGTACTCTCGTCTTTGTTGCCATCACCATCCCAGCCGGAATTTATGCTGTATTGCATTATGGCAAGTCTTTGGCAGATGTAGATTGGTTGCACGGTGGTGCAGAAGTATTTTTGACCCTTTCTAATATCTTGCTTGTGCTGGGTTTTGGGCAAGCTGTAAGGCAATTAAAAATGAAAAATTAAAGATCATAAACCCAGCTATAGCTAGAGTTTTAATTGCAATGAGGAAAAAGTAAATGGATGTAATTCCAGCAATTGATTTACTAGAAGGTCGCTGTGTGCGACTGTATCAGGGAGACTACGATCGTTCGCAAGTTTTTAGCGATAATCCTGCTGATGTTGCCAAACAGTGGGTAGATCAAGGTGCTACCAGATTACATATAGTTGATTTAGATGGTGCTAAAGCAGGTAAAGTAGTAAACCTGGGAGCAATTGAAGCGATCGCTCATGCGGTGTCAGTGCCCATTGAAATTGGCGGAGGATTGCGCGATCGCACCAGCGTGCAACAAGTATTCAATCTAGGCATACAGTGGGCAATTCTCGGAACCATTGCCGTAGAACAACCCCAGTTAGTGCAACAACTGTGTGAAGAATTTCCTGGGCAGATTATTATTGGCATTGATGCCC from Nostoc commune NIES-4072 includes:
- a CDS encoding glycosyltransferase family 87 protein; its protein translation is MISFGFWNLIIVILVAIILRNNWRLDGEKAAWKNSLFLKSSVMQRLIQFFRQPIVNFLIQAGVVLVVTRFLCYTGWLLYFLNQPNPPLWDFQWYYVASKLAHQHLSPFNVEIFNQTFCSITTVCGSLPPFVYPPNIIPLIWFLGYFSMNTAFKISILMHILAIALALWGANILLESKSRSFRTICTISVALIYGVVRDLQVGNVAIFIAVLILWMFIFARKNQDILAGICLGIALFKPTLAALFILYFLLKRRFSLVFVAVITVTCLAFLGLALTDNSLTQFVSDAFRGFSLWQTDPAVSPYISISRLDLMVVGPRLLPNNPFFAKLLSNLIVLILLGLAGWYWYLQQSFTEWSKKIYLAEMAIVSCLSIGITYSQETSSVMLIPAVVFLLNDLLYQIRSCKFSRRRMSVWLAGVCCLAVQTAVIHGWLIHSLANRWNVKAGELPYIMKITIFALPSYAVLGITLSILVLAISSLRQKQVMKYD
- the csaB gene encoding polysaccharide pyruvyl transferase CsaB — translated: MVKIRALLSGYYGKGNGGDEALLATLLQMLPSHVTPVVLSGNPKETRDRYNVETCDRMAPLAVLQALRSSDALIWGGGSLIQDVTSTISPFYYGGLMALAQKMGLKTVAWAQGIGPLVRPQTRWLAWQTFGNCTKISVRDRASAALLSDWQIPCIIAPDPVWALESKPVPGLWDLPAPRVALTLRSHPQLTETRLANLTRALVDFQKATQTFILLLPFQKSEDLSIAEAIQPHLKDVSKILCLEDPQLLKGVFRGVEMAIGMRLHSLIMAASVGCRCFALSYDPKVNRLMEDLQMPGWDLASLPDDPNLISLTWMEHYANGDPLSPDQIQSLVDRALMHRELLSDALCNK
- a CDS encoding DUF2499 domain-containing protein, with amino-acid sequence MHALSIPTWIIHISSVIEWIVAIWLIWTYGELTGNRNWWGLSLAMLPALVSAMCACTWHYFDNAESLEWLVTLQATMTLVGNFTLWAAAYLIWRSTKSPNTVELKPIKSEQ
- a CDS encoding DUF3593 domain-containing protein; translated protein: MISKETLFALSLFPYLGFLWFISRSPQMPRLALYGFYGTLVFVAITIPAGIYAVLHYGKSLADVDWLHGGAEVFLTLSNILLVLGFGQAVRQLKMKN
- the hisA gene encoding 1-(5-phosphoribosyl)-5-[(5-phosphoribosylamino)methylideneamino]imidazole-4-carboxamide isomerase, with translation MDVIPAIDLLEGRCVRLYQGDYDRSQVFSDNPADVAKQWVDQGATRLHIVDLDGAKAGKVVNLGAIEAIAHAVSVPIEIGGGLRDRTSVQQVFNLGIQWAILGTIAVEQPQLVQQLCEEFPGQIIIGIDARNGRVATRGWLETSEVLATQLAVQMQELGAAAIIYTDIHRDGTLIGPNLEALRELAAVISIPIIASGGVSSVSDLLSLLALEPQGVTGVIVGRALYTGDILLKEALRAIGPGRIQDIPPNLDFSTFA